In one window of Vespa crabro chromosome 6, iyVesCrab1.2, whole genome shotgun sequence DNA:
- the LOC124424791 gene encoding small proline-rich protein 2H-like: MSCNIKKKTSPCWNDMEELKYLLCAIDCCKCPPAPPQPICRVILPPRIQEIGCITPCQRPVCCPPPPCCLPLSSGPCCPCPLPPPLCPLPPPLPPPPRPCCPPSTATEDVRITTTNIMTNHSVGESS, from the exons atgagttgtaatattaaaaaaaagacgtCGCCATGTTGGAACGATATGGAAGAATTAAAGTATCTTCTCTGTGCTATCGATTGTTG cAAATGTCCGCCCGCTCCACCACAACCAATATGTCGTGTAATATTACCACCTAGAATTCAAGAGATTGGCTGTATCACTCCATGTCAGAGACCTGTGTGTTGTCCACCACCGCCATGCTGTTTGCCTTTATCATCAGGACCCTGCTGTCCTTGTCCTTTACCACCTCCATTATGTccattaccaccaccactTCCGCCTCCTCCAAGGCCTTGCTGTCCACC ATCGACCGCAACCGAAGATGTCCGAATAACGACGACCAACATTATGACAAATCATAGCGTAGGTGAGAGCAGTTAA
- the LOC124424796 gene encoding mitochondrial pyruvate carrier 4-like gives MSMSNKSTVYKRAMLLIASYLPQRFRPIFLHPAGPTTIFFWAPTFKWGLVIANVGDINRPVETISLSQTASLMLTSAIWSRYSLVIKPKNYNLFSVNAFTCATSKYLFGRALLHRMEQKKQK, from the exons ATGTCTATGTCTAATAAATCAACTGTTTACAAACGAGCAATGTTACTGATCGCATCGTACCTTCCCCAAAGATTTCGTCCTATATTTTTACATCCTGCAg GACCTACAACAATATTTTTCTGGGCTCCAACTTTTAAATGGGGTTTAGTAATCGCAAATGTAGGAGATATTAATCGTCCTGTAGAAACGATCTCTCTTAGTCAAACCGCCAGTCTTATGCTAACAAGCGCAATATGGTCAAG ATACTCATTGGTAATTAAAccaaagaattataatttgtttagTGTGAATGCTTTCACATGTGCTACAAGTAAATACCTTTTTGGTAGAGCTTTATTACATCGTATGGagcaaaagaaacaaaaatga
- the LOC124425025 gene encoding peptidylprolyl isomerase domain and WD repeat-containing protein 1 — MSNEKRKQDEDDNDDDGANQLFLETVPKKKQKVLEYEQVYLSNLPCCECYEKSYMHRDVITHIVVTKSYFILTASCDGHLKFWKKQEKLIEFVKHFRAHLKAIQYLAASSNGIHACTVSLDKTMKIFDIINFDMINMIKLEFIPLCAEWIYSAGDAIAVIAVSSQDSNKICIYDAQGTSTALHVFEKLHTKPVVFMKYNTAYETCISVDKAGILEYWTGPKTEYKFPKCVKFDSKLDTDLYEFAKNKTYPCGLAVSADGKRFASLSGDRKVRVFNFLTGKLYRIFDESLQRFSELQQNTQQLPNMEFGRRMAVERELDKTETNIGSIVFDESGYMILYSTMLGVKLVNLYTNKCIRIMGKPENIRPMQLALFQGKARKTAAAVSVEMEAAENPTMEMNRPDPILFCTAHKKNRFYMFTRREPEDIKSPECDRDVFNEKPSKEDIISFTEASNVQKIYDTAIIHTALGDIHANLFGKDVPKTVENFCVHSKNGYYNGHIFHRVIKGFMIQTGDPTGTGTGGESIWGGEFEDEFRSHLKHDRPYTLSMANAGSNTNGSQFFITLTPTPWLDNKHTVFGRVVKGMEVVQNISQVKTNPKTDKPYDDIRIVSITVK, encoded by the exons atgtctaatgaaaaaagaaaacaggatgaagatgataatgacgacgatggggctaatcaattatttttggaAACGGTAcccaagaaaaaacaaaaag tgTTGGAATATGAGCAAGTATATTTAAGTAATTTGCCATGTTGTGAATGCTATGAGAAATCTTATATGCACAGAGATGTAATAACTCACATTGTGGTAACAAA GTCATATTTTATACTTACTGCCAGTTGTGATGGACATTTAAAATTTtggaaaaagcaagaaaaattgatagaaTTTGTAAAGCACTTCAGAGCTCATTTGAAGGCCATACAATATTTGGCAGCAAGTTCCAATGGCATACATGCATGTACAGTTAGTTTGgataaaacaatgaaaatatttgatataattaactTTG atatgattaatatgataaaattagaGTTTATCCCTCTTTGTGCCGAGTGGATATATTCTGCTGGTGATGCAATTGCTGTGATTGCTGTATCTTCACaagattcaaataaaatatgtatatatgatgcTCAAGGAACTAGTACAGCATTGCATGTTTTTGAAAAGTTACACACAAAACCTGTTGTATTTATGAAG tATAATACTGCCTATGAGACATGTATATCAGTTGATAAGGCAGGTATACTAGAATATTGGACAGGACCTAAAACTGAGTATAAATTTCCAAAATGTGTTAAATTTGATTCAAAATTAGACACAGATTTATATGAATTcgctaaaaataaaacttatccATGTGGTTTGGCAGTATCTGCAGATGGTAAAAGATTCGCATCTCTTAGCGGAGATAGGAAAGTAAgagtttttaattttcttactgGAAAATTGTATAGAATATTTGATGAAAGTCTTCAAAGATTTTCTGAATTGCAACAAAATACACAACAATTACCAAACATGGAATTTGGACGAAG aaTGGCTGTTGAAAGAGAGTTAGATAAAACCGAAACAAATATAGGAAGTATAGTTTTTGATGAATCTggttatatgatattatatagcACAATGTTAGGTGTTAAACTTGTGAATCTTTATACAAACAAATGTATTAGAATAATGGGAAAACCTGAAAATATACGTCCTATGCAATTAGCTTTATTTCAG gGGAAAGCAAGAAAAACTGCAGCAGCTGTATCAGTAGAAATGGAAGCTGCTGAAAATCCTACAATGGAAATGAATCGACCAGATCCAATTCTTTTTTGTACAGctcataagaaaaatagattttatatgtTTACAAGGCGTGAGCCAGAGGATATAAAGAGTCCAGAATGTGATAGAGATGTCTTTAATGAAAAGCCTTCTAAAgaagatattatttcttttactgaAGCAAGCAATGTACAAAAAATTTATGACACTGCAATTATACACACTGCACTTGGTGATATCCATGCAAATCTCTTTGGTAAAGATGTACCAAAAACAGTTGAAAATTTCTGTGTTCATTCTAAAAATGGTTACTACAATGGACATATATTCCATCGAGTAATCAAGGGTTTTATGATACAAACTGGAGATCCCACTGGGACTGGGACAGGTGGTGAAAGTATATGGGGTGGTGAATTTGAAGATGAATTTAGATCTCACTTAAAACATGACAGACCATATACTTTAAGTATGGCAAATGCAGGGTCAAATACAAATGGAAGTCAGTTTTTTATCACATTAACACCTACA CCTTGGTTGGATAATAAACATACTGTATTTGGAAGGGTGGTCAAAGGAATGGAAGTAGTACAAAATATTAGTCAAGTAAAAACGAATCCTAAGACCGATAAACCTTATGACGATATTCGTATTGTCAGTATTactgttaaataa
- the LOC124425031 gene encoding CCHC-type zinc finger nucleic acid binding protein, translated as MSSNACYKCNRMGHFARECTQGGGGGGRGDRGRDREGGFGRGRDKCFKCNQFGHFARECKEDQDLCYRCNGVGHIAKDCQQGPEMSCYNCNKTGHIARSCPEGVNDSARFAMQSCYNCNKTGHIARNCTEAGGKICYICGKTGHISRECEEERK; from the exons ATGAGTTCAAACGCATGTTATAAATGTAATCGAATGGGCCACTTTGCACGAGAATGTACACAAGGTGGTGGAGGCGGTGGCAGAGGAGATCGTGGCCGTGATCGAGAAGGAGGATTTGGACGTGGTCGTGATAAATGCTTCAAATGTAACCAGTTTGGACATTTTGCACGTGAATGTAAAGAAGATCAAGACTTATGCTATCGTTGCAATGGAGTTGGACACATTGCAAAAGATTGCCAGCAA GGTCCAGAGATGAGTTGttacaattgtaataaaaCTGGACACATTGCTCGCAGTTGCCCAGAAGGTGTTAATGATTCTGCACGCTTTGCTATGCAGAGCTGTTACAATTGTAACAAGACGGGGCACATCGCTCGTAATTGCACTGAGGCAGGAGGTAAAATTTGCTACATTTGTGGCAAGACGGGGCACATAAGCCGTGAATGCGAGGAGGAGAGGAAGTAG
- the LOC124425029 gene encoding RNA pseudouridylate synthase domain-containing protein 1-like: MYKFLNTFLTITLGLLQIIWKNIMELRILYHRWNDKKNCVCILYCSNDFLVVQKPYDMFINSNNPERKNTLQFVLKKMLPNLANPMLSHEFHFVHRLDYATSGIICIGLNKRAARAASTAFEKQQVQKYYLALLHGYVNDSFIVIDKPIGNDIRETDGNKKMCTSDSLFCIKPRKSRTVLLVLEYGLRKSKPATKVLLYPTTGRRHQLRVHCLSIGHIIIGDYTYSERQDVEPHRTFLHSFRLILKNDVENLDIRTADPFIPTDTANKWQPTNIIRTLDENIFSEIHELAQ; this comes from the exons atgtataaatttttaaatacttttttaacgataacacTTGGtctattacaaataatatggAAAAACATAATGGAATTGCGTATATTATATCACAGgtggaatgataagaaaaattgtgtATGCATTTTATATTGTAGTAATGATTTTTTAGTTGTTCAAAAACCTTACGATATGtttataaatagtaataatccaGAAAGGAAG AACACATTacaatttgtattaaaaaaaatgttgccAAATTTGGCTAATCCAATGTTAAGCCATGAATTTCATTTTGTGCACAGATTAGATTATGCTACAAGTGGTATTATTTGTATAGGTTTAAATAAACGTGCAGCACGTGCTGCTTCTACTGCATTTGAAAAGCAACaagtacaaaaatattatttagcaTTGTTACATGGTTATGTAAATGATtcatttattgtaattgataaaCCTATTG GTAATGATATAAGAGAGAcagatggaaataaaaaaatgtgtaCAAGTGATAGCTTATTTTGTATAAAGCCAAGAAAGTCTCGTACTGTACTTTTGGTATTAGAATATGGTTTAAGAAAATCTAAACCTGCCACTAAAGTTTTGCTATATCCTACAACTGGTAGAAGACACCAGTTGAGAGTACATTGTTTGTCTATAGGTCATATAATAATAGGTGATTATACGTACAGTGAAAGACAAGATGTGGAGCCTCACAGAACATTTCTGCATTCTTTCAG gttgatattaaaaaatgatgtTGAAAACTTAGATATAAGGACAGCAGATCCTTTTATACCTACTGATACAGCAAATAAATGGCAACcaacaaatattattagaacattagatgaaaatatattttctgaaATTCATGAACTTGCACAATAA
- the LOC124425030 gene encoding DNA repair protein XRCC3-like, with amino-acid sequence MEEYSEISAKNLKKQEKFLSTGCSKINKIFNGGIPCQGITQIYGAAGTGKTQLALQLCLTVQLPLTEGGFDAGAIYISTEAAFPAKRLHELIQNLDIIQKYDNINGDIIFVEHIATIEDLESSLLHKVPVLLNRQKIRLLIIDSIAAPYRVEEWNSESRNRSKSLRIVGQQLHKLCKNNGIFIVCINQVSAVLENKNKYCDIKEQPALGITWSSMITNSIYFYRKDSIRYASTFLSPYLPCKTIQFEINTSGIKGIE; translated from the exons atggaagaaTATTctg AGATAAGTGCAAAGAATTTAAAGAAGCAAGAAAAATTTCTGTCAACTGGCTgctctaaaataaataaaatattcaatggtGGCATTCCTTGTCAGGGTATTACACAAATTTATGGTGCAGCTGGTACTGGAAAAACCCAATTAGCTCTTCAGCTGTGTCTTACTGTACAATTACCTTTAACTGAAGGTGGCTTTGATGCTG GTgcgatatatatttctactgAAGCTGCTTTTCCGGCAAAACGATTACAtgaattaattcaaaatttaGATATCAttcaaaaatatgataatataaatggtGATATCATATTTGTGGAACACATTGCAACTATT GAAGACTTAGAGTCATCTTTGCTTCATAAAGTGccagtattattaaatagacaAAAAATACGTCTACTAATTATTGATTCTATAGCTGCACCATATAGAGTGGAAGAATGGAATAGTGAATCAAGAAATAGATCTAAAAGTCTAAGAATTGTGGGACAGCAGCTAcataaattatgtaaaaataatggtaTTTTTATAGTTTGTATCAATCAG GTATCAGCAGTTttagaaaataagaacaaatatTGTGACATTAAAGAACAACCTGCTTTAGGAATCACATGGTCAAGCATGATAActaattctatatatttttatagaaaagacTCTATTCGTTATGCTTCTACCTTTTTATCACCTTATTTGCCATGTAAAACCATACAATTTGAGATAAATACGTCTGGAATTAAAGGAAtagaataa